GTTCAGTTGTTTCAATCTGTAAATAGTCTAATAAATGCATGAAACTCATCCTTTCTTTTTGCGATAGAACACTAAATAGTTTCTAGAAAATCAATAACCTTGTCTAATGTCAAATGATGATAACTTAAGGAATCAAAATAAAATACCTTATTTTTAGGATAATTTTTTAGATCAAACTGTTTTTGTAGTCCTGGCACACAAATAATCGCCTCTGCTTTTTGCGCAATACTATCTATATCAGCTATAGAATCATCCAGCACAACCTGCCAATGACTATTTCTCTTAGCAAGTTCTTGATTCAATTGTGTGACGAGTTTCTTTTGCTTGAACATACCTAAAATATTGCCATTTGGGCGCATATTTTTACCAAGCATAGGTGTACTTTGATAAACAACGATTGCTGTATTCATCATTAAAACTCCTTTTTTATCTTTAATAAAAATAGTAAACAAGTTCTGGATTAATAACAAGGGATTTTGTGATTTTTAATAAATTTGTTTAAAAAAGCTAACACATATTTTGAGTTTTTGTAGTATAATCGATGTTTAGTTTGAACGAAAGGAGAAGAAGTACAAATGGGGTGTCTAGGAAATATTATTTGGTTTATTTTTGGTGGCTTTATTGGCGGATTGACTTGGGTTTTAGCAGGAGTTCTTTGGTGTATTACAATTGTAGGGATTCCAATTGGTTTACAGTGTTTTAAATTGGCTGGGCTAAGCTTCTGGCCGTTTGGCAAAAGAGTTGTTTATAGTACAAGTAGTATGTCGTTTTTGGTAAATATTCTTTGGCTTGTCCTCAGTGGTTTTTGGCTAGCTGTCGGTCATTGTGTCAGTGGCATTATCTTGTGTGCAACGATTATTGGTATTCCATTTGGGATGCAATCATTTAAATTGGCTAAGCTTGCGTTAATGCCTTTTGGCGCTCAGGTGGTGCCTACGAATAGTACGTATATGGAATAGGAAAAAAGACTAGTTGAGCTGAAATTAGGTTAAACTAGTCTTTTTTTGTATATTTCATTGAAGCAGTGCATATATAACCTTCATTAATTTTCTTTGATAGAAAACCTTTGAAGTAAATGGTGCAGAGTTATTTGAGAGAGTTATATAGTTTTTTTAATAAATAATTATAGATTAGTTAAAATAAATGATTCATCTTTCATATTGTTAAATATCTTTTCCGGAAGTATAATAAAGATAAATACATTTAGGAGAATAAAAATGGATAGTGATATTTTAGAGATACTTGAAAAGATAAAGCAGCAACAGAAAATTAGTGTAAAAGAACAAATAAAGTATATGCGCTTTAAACATATTGGATTTAATGAAATTGATGAATCAAACGCAATAAAAATACTATCTGAAAATACGTATTATTATAAAATAACGGCATTCAGAAAAAATTTTGAGAGAGCTGCTGATGGAAAATACGTGAATCTAGATTTTAAGCACTTGTCTGATTTAGCCACTATCGATATGCATTTAAGGTATCTTCTTATGAAATTAACATTAGATATTGAGCATTCATTAAAAACAAAAATTATATCAACTATCACAGAAGGTGATGATGATGGCTATTCAATTGTGAATGAATATAATAATTACCAGCAAAACAGTTTTAATCTTCGAATAGACAGACAATGTATTTCTGATAAAGAAAAACTAGAGATGAAGACGAATTATATTCAGGTAGTGGATAACATAATGAAAGGGAGAAGTAATACAAAGAATTATGATTACGACTTGTACTGCAAAAGAATCGATAATCCATCTATTTGGGTACTTTTAGAATTAATGACTTTCGGTCAATTGTCATCATTTATCAAGTTTTATTGTGAACAAAATTTGTTTGAATCAAATAAATATGAATTGGCTAAAATTTTTCTTCCGTATGCAAAAAATGTAAGAAACTGCGCAGCTCATAGTAGACCTATTTTATTATATTTAAAACAAGAATTTCAATTTAATGATGAAGAAAAGCCAAGGTTTCCTCATAGAAAACTGACAGAATATGTCAAAAGAACTGAATTTAGAAATAATCGTATTTATCATAATTTAACAAATATGAGAGTGCATGATTTAGTTTCAGTATTATTTCTCCATGATGTTTATGTAGAATCATCTGGTATTAGAAAGAATAGAAAAATTGAGTTAGAAGAGTTGATGACTAGATGTAAGCGTAATAAGCATATATACATAAATCAACCTTGGTTGCGTGAAAAATATGCTATGTTTGATGAAATAATTAAGAACTATTGATTTTTGGGAGAATTATGACAGAGTTTAGTGTTGACCGAGCTTAATTCAAATGGTAACATAGTTGTTAGATGAAAGACCCTTCCGAAAGGTCGTTTATAGTTGGGGTAACAGCTAGCTATAGATTAAAGGAAAATAAAACTGTTTGATACAAGCTTTTTGTGGAGTTTGTATCAGACAGTTTTTTTGTATGTGTTTTTCAGAGAAAAAAGTAACTATACTTTAAATAAATGTTTTTTCATGCTATTTTCTAAAAATTCTGCTTTATTTTAGATGTGTCTCACCATATTTTTCATCACTATATAAACCGTCTATCATTCTAAAAATCGTATATTTGTGTATAATAGAAGCATTGGAAAATAAATAGGTTATACAAATCAACCCTTCGGAAAAAGATAAAATATGAATAAAGCCAAAAAGTCCTCAGTCCTATTTTGCTATCAGAGCTGAGCGGGCTTGTTCCGCGTTTAAACTATCTAGCTTCGCAGGCTAACCTCTTCGGAAAAAAGATAAAATCAGAACGAGGTAAAGACCACCTCAGTCTTATTTTCCTATTTTTCTGTCGAGGTTGAACGGGCTTGTTCCGCTTTTAAACTGTCTAGCTTCGCAGGCTAACTCTTCGGAAAAAAGATAAAATCAGAATAAGGCCAAAAACGCCTTAGTCTTATTTTCCTATTTTTCTGTCGGAGCTGAACGAGCCTGCTTCGCTTTTAAAACTATAAGGAGGTTTCCCAATGAGAAACTGGACAACGATCAAAGAATACGATGAAATTTTATTTGAACAAGAAGGTAAAGTGGCGAAAATCACAATCAATCGTCCTCATGTACACAATGCCTTTACACCGAAAACAGTGATGGAAATGATCGATGCATTCAACATTAGTCGTGATAAGCAAGATATTGGCGTGATTATTTTAACTGGTGCAGGAGACAAAGCATTTTGTTCTGGCGGCGATCAAAAAGTTCGTGGACATGGTGGTTATGTAGGGGAAGATAGTGTTCCTCGTTTGAATGTTTTAGATTTACAACGTTTGATCCGTGTGATTCCAAAACCTGTAATTGCTATGGTTAAAGGCTATTCAATTGGTGGCGGAAATGTGCTGCAACTTGTGTGTGATTTAACGATCGCAGCGGATAATGCTAAATTTGGACAAACAGGACCGAATGTAGGAAGTTTTGACGGTGGCTATGGTTCCGGTTATTTAGCGCGTGTCATCGGTCATAAAAAAGCCAAAGAAGTCTGGTTCTTATGCAAACAATATTCAGCGGAAGAAGCATTGGATATGGGCTGGATAAATACTGTGGTACCATTAGCAGAAGTGGAAGATGTTACGATGGAATGGGCCGAAGAAATGTTGAAGAAAAGCCCACTTGCCTTGCGTATGATCAAAGCTTCTCTTAATGCTGATACGGATGGACTTGCTGGAATCCAACAATTAGCAGGGGATGCAACACTGCTTTATTACACAATGGATGAAGCCAAAGAAGGACGCGATTCATTTAAAGAAAAACGTGATCCTGATTTCGACCAATTCCCTAAATTTCCATAAACTAAAAGGGTGAAAAACATGAGTAGTTGGCTACAAAAACAAGTGAATGAACGACCTGATCGTCCTGCGTTTTATTGGCAGGATGAAGTCTGGTCGTTTGCTGAGGTTGCTGAAGAAGTCAACCATTGGGTATCGACTTTTTCCATAAAAATACCGCAAACAGAAAAACGGGTTGCGCTATTTAGCCGTAATTCAAAAGAGATGTATTTTTCGATTCTAGCGTTATGGGAAATGGGCAAAGAGCTAGTTTTTTTGAATACGCATCTAAGTTTGACGGAGCTTCGTTACCAGTTGACTGATGCAGCAGTAAAAGTGGTGGTCGTTGCTGCCGGTAGTTCGAAGGAACTGACAGAGATAAGTCAGATTAACCTGATTGAAATGAGCTGTTTTGAGCCTACTGAAAAAAGTATAATTACTTATTCTGTATACCAATCAGAAGCAACAGCTTCAATTATGTATACATCTGGAACGACTGGAAATCCGAAAGGCGTTATTCAATGTTTTAGTAACCATTTTGCCAGTGCGTTAGCAACCCAAGAGAATATGGAAATTACAGCCGATGATTGCTGGCTTTGTCCTGTACCTTTGTTTCATATTAGTGGTTTATCGATCATAATCCGCCAATTAGTAATAGGGTGTAGTTTTCGTTTATATCCTAAATTTGATGTGGACGTAATAACAAAAGAGTTGATGCAAGGAAAAGGAACCGTGATTTCTGTCGTTGCTGTTATGTTGCAAGAACTATTACAAAAGTATCCTAAATCAGGTTATGCCCCACAATTTAAAGCGATGTTGCTAGGAGGTGGACCAATTTCTCCTAAAGCTTTAGAAGAATGCGAAAAATATGGTATCCCGGTGATTCAATCCTATGGTATGACCGAAACGTGTTCTCAAGTTGTCGCCTTAAGCTTTGAAGATGCATCAACTAAGATCGGTTCAGCAGGCAAGCCGCTAGCAGGTATGAAAGTTAAGATCGTCAATGACGAAGAACAAGTATGCAATCCTAATGAAGTGGGAGAAATTCTATTAAAAGGTAAAAATGTTATTCGGCACTATTTAAACGGCGAACAATGGCAATTAGTCAAATGGACTGCAGATGGCTGGTTTAAAACAGGTGATATGGGCTATTTAGATGACGAGGGCTATCTTTATTTAGTCAGCCGCTTAAGTGAGCTGATTATTTCTGGTGGAGAAAATATTTATCCGACAGAAATTGAGCATATTATACAGGAAATGCCTGGAGTAACGGAAGTTGCTGTAATCGGTGAATCCGATAAAAAATGGGGAGCAGTGCCTGTCGCCTATATTGTGGGAGACGCGACGATTACAGAATCAAGCGTACGCAAGTTTGCTCAAGCTTATTTAGCTAAATTTAAACTACCTAAAAGAGTTTATTTGTGTGAGTCACTTCCAAGAACGGCAAGTGGAAAATTAGCGAAACATCGTTTAACATCAACAGAAAGGGAGGCTTTTTTAAGCAAATGAGCATTCCTCAAGAATTAGAACAAGCATATGAACAAGGCTATCGAAAATTTAGTTGGATCAAAGAATTA
The DNA window shown above is from Enterococcus sp. 4G2_DIV0659 and carries:
- a CDS encoding YccF domain-containing protein, whose translation is MGCLGNIIWFIFGGFIGGLTWVLAGVLWCITIVGIPIGLQCFKLAGLSFWPFGKRVVYSTSSMSFLVNILWLVLSGFWLAVGHCVSGIILCATIIGIPFGMQSFKLAKLALMPFGAQVVPTNSTYME
- a CDS encoding Abi family protein — protein: MDSDILEILEKIKQQQKISVKEQIKYMRFKHIGFNEIDESNAIKILSENTYYYKITAFRKNFERAADGKYVNLDFKHLSDLATIDMHLRYLLMKLTLDIEHSLKTKIISTITEGDDDGYSIVNEYNNYQQNSFNLRIDRQCISDKEKLEMKTNYIQVVDNIMKGRSNTKNYDYDLYCKRIDNPSIWVLLELMTFGQLSSFIKFYCEQNLFESNKYELAKIFLPYAKNVRNCAAHSRPILLYLKQEFQFNDEEKPRFPHRKLTEYVKRTEFRNNRIYHNLTNMRVHDLVSVLFLHDVYVESSGIRKNRKIELEELMTRCKRNKHIYINQPWLREKYAMFDEIIKNY
- the menB gene encoding 1,4-dihydroxy-2-naphthoyl-CoA synthase; protein product: MRNWTTIKEYDEILFEQEGKVAKITINRPHVHNAFTPKTVMEMIDAFNISRDKQDIGVIILTGAGDKAFCSGGDQKVRGHGGYVGEDSVPRLNVLDLQRLIRVIPKPVIAMVKGYSIGGGNVLQLVCDLTIAADNAKFGQTGPNVGSFDGGYGSGYLARVIGHKKAKEVWFLCKQYSAEEALDMGWINTVVPLAEVEDVTMEWAEEMLKKSPLALRMIKASLNADTDGLAGIQQLAGDATLLYYTMDEAKEGRDSFKEKRDPDFDQFPKFP
- a CDS encoding o-succinylbenzoate--CoA ligase produces the protein MSSWLQKQVNERPDRPAFYWQDEVWSFAEVAEEVNHWVSTFSIKIPQTEKRVALFSRNSKEMYFSILALWEMGKELVFLNTHLSLTELRYQLTDAAVKVVVVAAGSSKELTEISQINLIEMSCFEPTEKSIITYSVYQSEATASIMYTSGTTGNPKGVIQCFSNHFASALATQENMEITADDCWLCPVPLFHISGLSIIIRQLVIGCSFRLYPKFDVDVITKELMQGKGTVISVVAVMLQELLQKYPKSGYAPQFKAMLLGGGPISPKALEECEKYGIPVIQSYGMTETCSQVVALSFEDASTKIGSAGKPLAGMKVKIVNDEEQVCNPNEVGEILLKGKNVIRHYLNGEQWQLVKWTADGWFKTGDMGYLDDEGYLYLVSRLSELIISGGENIYPTEIEHIIQEMPGVTEVAVIGESDKKWGAVPVAYIVGDATITESSVRKFAQAYLAKFKLPKRVYLCESLPRTASGKLAKHRLTSTEREAFLSK